One genomic window of Caminibacter pacificus includes the following:
- a CDS encoding RNA recognition motif domain-containing protein: MKTIYVGNINYDATAEDLKPIFAEYGEVLSVKIINDRETGRSKGFGFVEMESGAETAIEELDGKEFLGRRLRVNEARPRAPRES; this comes from the coding sequence ATGAAAACAATTTATGTAGGAAACATCAACTACGACGCTACTGCGGAAGACTTAAAACCAATCTTCGCTGAATACGGAGAAGTTCTATCGGTAAAAATCATCAATGACAGAGAAACAGGAAGAAGCAAAGGTTTCGGATTTGTTGAAATGGAAAGCGGTGCAGAAACTGCTATTGAAGAACTTGACGGTAAAGAATTTTTAGGTAGAAGATTAAGAGTTAACGAAGCAAGACCAAGAGCTCCGAGAGAGTCTTAA
- the rpmE gene encoding 50S ribosomal protein L31: MKKGIHPEYVECKVSCTCGHTFTILSTKPELRIEVCDQCHPFYTGKERTIDRGGKVDKFKKKYGLA; the protein is encoded by the coding sequence ATGAAAAAAGGTATCCATCCTGAATATGTTGAATGCAAAGTAAGTTGTACTTGCGGTCATACTTTTACTATTTTATCAACTAAACCTGAATTAAGAATTGAAGTATGCGACCAATGTCATCCATTCTACACAGGAAAAGAAAGAACTATCGATAGAGGCGGAAAAGTAGATAAATTTAAGAAAAAATACGGTCTTGCGTAA
- the rsmI gene encoding 16S rRNA (cytidine(1402)-2'-O)-methyltransferase, whose product MVTFTPTPIGNLDDISKRALLALQNAEIIFCEDTRVTKKLLNLLNIPLNKEFISMHSHNEDKVLSKIDPQTLKSKEVVYVSDAGMPAISDPGSKLVKFCQKHDIPYTVIPGANAALTAFVASGFEGEFCFHAFLPHKGNERNEKLKEIINSNKIAILYESPHRIEKLLNELKELIPDREIFLAKELTKIHETYIKGKAKDIELKNTKGEWVVVIDKGENKKTLELSYDEISALPIPPKEKSKLLAKISEKSAKEIYKELINQ is encoded by the coding sequence TTGGTTACATTCACACCCACACCAATTGGCAATTTAGACGACATATCAAAAAGGGCTCTTTTAGCCCTGCAAAATGCTGAAATTATCTTCTGCGAAGATACAAGAGTCACAAAAAAACTCCTAAACTTACTAAATATTCCCCTAAACAAAGAATTTATATCAATGCACTCTCATAATGAAGATAAAGTTTTATCAAAAATAGACCCTCAAACGTTAAAATCAAAAGAAGTCGTTTATGTTAGCGATGCCGGAATGCCTGCAATAAGCGACCCGGGAAGCAAGCTCGTAAAATTTTGCCAAAAACACGATATTCCATATACGGTAATCCCTGGAGCGAATGCGGCACTGACCGCGTTTGTCGCAAGCGGATTTGAAGGAGAGTTTTGTTTTCATGCTTTTTTGCCGCACAAAGGTAACGAAAGAAATGAAAAACTAAAAGAAATTATAAATTCAAATAAAATAGCGATTCTTTACGAATCTCCTCATAGAATCGAAAAACTCTTAAACGAATTAAAAGAATTAATCCCTGATAGAGAAATTTTCCTCGCAAAAGAACTGACAAAAATCCACGAAACCTACATCAAAGGAAAAGCCAAAGATATTGAACTTAAAAACACCAAAGGCGAATGGGTCGTAGTGATAGATAAAGGCGAAAATAAGAAAACTTTAGAGCTCTCGTATGATGAAATTTCGGCTTTGCCTATACCTCCGAAAGAAAAAAGCAAACTCCTTGCAAAAATTTCCGAAAAAAGTGCAAAAGAAATCTACAAAGAATTAATCAATCAATAA
- a CDS encoding TrmH family RNA methyltransferase, whose protein sequence is MIVYGKRIVEYIIQKHPDIVKEILIAKKLSKNELKKFNKFKVKFIDNKTAQKLSKNGNHQGFFAKIDFTPQEWDITGDKILVLENVTDMGNIGAITRTAYALGIDLLIITGIKELKWDRVIRTSSGAALDMKILPFKNILELLNILKTKKYHLIGADLGGKCKPSKKEKIALIMGNEGEGLSKRVKEKLDEILTIEMKREFDSLNVSVAAGILIDRITNEC, encoded by the coding sequence ATGATAGTTTACGGAAAAAGAATAGTCGAATATATTATTCAAAAACACCCTGATATTGTTAAAGAAATTTTAATTGCAAAAAAGCTAAGCAAAAACGAACTGAAAAAATTTAATAAATTCAAAGTAAAATTTATAGATAACAAAACGGCTCAAAAACTTAGCAAAAACGGAAATCATCAAGGCTTTTTTGCAAAAATAGATTTTACCCCTCAAGAATGGGATATAACCGGTGATAAAATATTAGTACTCGAAAACGTAACCGATATGGGTAATATAGGCGCAATCACAAGAACCGCCTATGCCCTTGGAATCGATTTATTGATTATAACCGGAATAAAAGAACTAAAATGGGACAGAGTAATCCGAACAAGTTCGGGTGCGGCTTTGGATATGAAAATTTTACCTTTTAAAAACATTTTGGAACTTTTAAATATCCTAAAAACAAAAAAATACCATTTAATAGGTGCGGATTTGGGAGGAAAGTGCAAACCTTCGAAAAAAGAAAAGATAGCGCTTATTATGGGAAATGAAGGTGAAGGTTTGAGCAAAAGAGTAAAAGAAAAACTTGATGAAATTCTAACGATCGAAATGAAAAGAGAGTTCGATTCGCTAAACGTATCGGTTGCGGCTGGAATTTTAATAGATAGGATTACAAATGAGTGCTAA
- a CDS encoding helix-turn-helix domain-containing protein: MSANIFEQYSIEEISKRTKISPISLRFIKNKEYEKIPRVKFIGFIKIIEREFKVDLSDLIEEFDQANNTPTKKEKNQKTIEETPKTTQHQTSEIKEKKSYLVIILAVIILIIAGAILYNFSKTKQPPVENNITQNEIQQPKPQNDNKTNIIQEQPQKETANEIQKPVSTNTQNIVQPTPQNNEQNIGTTNNKNTTPSTNNVSTTQKITTPKTAPQKVQTTYSVTIIPQKRVWYRAINLDTNKTIEYLTSNLKTLPKGNYYIKFGHGLVTIEYANQQINPDTKKIVRIILKNGKYEYIKNPPAGYPK, encoded by the coding sequence ATGAGTGCTAATATATTCGAACAGTATTCGATTGAGGAAATTTCGAAGAGAACGAAAATATCGCCTATCTCTTTAAGATTTATCAAAAACAAAGAATACGAAAAAATTCCGAGAGTGAAGTTTATAGGTTTTATTAAAATTATCGAAAGAGAGTTTAAAGTTGATTTAAGCGATTTGATTGAAGAATTCGACCAAGCAAACAACACTCCTACAAAAAAAGAAAAAAACCAAAAAACAATAGAAGAAACACCAAAAACCACACAACATCAAACTTCCGAAATAAAAGAAAAAAAATCATATCTCGTTATTATTTTAGCGGTGATAATTTTAATAATAGCAGGAGCCATACTTTATAATTTCTCAAAAACAAAACAACCTCCGGTTGAGAATAACATTACTCAAAATGAGATTCAACAACCAAAACCTCAAAACGATAATAAAACAAACATCATCCAAGAACAACCTCAAAAAGAAACTGCAAACGAAATCCAAAAACCCGTTTCAACGAACACTCAAAACATAGTGCAACCCACTCCTCAAAATAACGAACAAAATATCGGAACTACAAACAACAAAAACACTACACCAAGTACCAATAACGTTTCAACAACTCAGAAAATTACAACTCCTAAAACAGCACCTCAAAAAGTACAAACAACATATAGCGTAACTATTATCCCGCAAAAAAGAGTTTGGTATAGAGCGATTAATCTCGATACGAACAAAACTATCGAATACCTCACAAGCAACCTTAAAACCCTGCCAAAAGGCAACTATTACATAAAATTCGGACACGGACTTGTAACAATCGAATATGCAAACCAACAAATCAACCCGGATACAAAAAAAATCGTTAGAATAATCCTAAAAAACGGAAAATACGAATATATTAAAAATCCACCGGCAGGATATCCGAAATGA